One genomic segment of Danio rerio strain Tuebingen ecotype United States chromosome 11, GRCz12tu, whole genome shotgun sequence includes these proteins:
- the mettl1 gene encoding tRNA (guanine-N(7)-)-methyltransferase (The RefSeq protein has 1 substitution compared to this genomic sequence) — MSVCMPQKRYYRQRAHSNPMADHTFQYPVCPEQMDWSPLYPQYFPQQEEAGGAQVEFADIGCGYGGLLVQLSQLFPQQLILGLEIRVKVSDYVQDRIRSLRVAEPGRYQNIACLRSNAMKYLPNFFRKGQLSKMFFLFPDPHFKKTKHKWRIISPTLLAEYAYTLRIGGLVYTNTDVEEVHEWIVQHFGDHPLFSRVTEEQLADDIIVGHLGTCTEEGKKVQRNGGKNFLAVFRRVEDPQT; from the exons ATGAGTGTGTGTATGCCACAAAAGCGTTACTACCGGCAGAGAGCCCACTCTAACCCCATGGCGGACCACACCTTCCagta tccgGTGTGTCCAGAGCAGATGGACTGGTCTCCGCTGTACCCGCAGTATTTCCCTCAGCAGGAGGAGGCTGGAGGAGCGCAGGTGGAGTTCGCAGACATCGGCTGCGGATACGGAGGACTGctgg TCCAGCTCTCGCAGCTCTTCCCTCAGCAGCTGATTCTGGGTCTGGAGATCCGGGTTAAAGTTTCGGATTATGTGCAGGACCGCATCCGCTCTCTGAGAGTGGCAGAACCGGGCCGGTACCAGAACATCGCCTGTCTGCGCAGCAACGCCATGAAGTATCTGCCCAACTTCTTCAGGAAGGGCCAG CTCAGTAAGATGTTCTTCCTCTTTCCGGACCCTCATTTCAAGAAAACCAAACACAAGTGGCGCATCATCAGCCCCACACTGCTGGCCGAGTATGCATACACACTGCGCATCGGG GGTTTGGTTTACACAAACACTGATGTAGAAGAGGTGCACGAGTGGATCGTCCAACACTTCAGTGATCATCCTCTCTTCAGCAGAGTCACGGAGGagcagctg GCTGATGACATCATCGTCGGTCACCTGGGAACCTGCACGGAGGAGGGAAAGAAGGTGCAGAGAAACGGAGGGAAGAACTTTCTGGCAGTTTTCCGCAGAGTGGAGGATCCGCAGACGTGA
- the mettl1 gene encoding tRNA (guanine-N(7)-)-methyltransferase isoform X1: protein MRCSISSVCTHSLHLTTCSNLFQLSQLFPQQLILGLEIRVKVSDYVQDRIRSLRVAEPGRYQNIACLRSNAMKYLPNFFRKGQLSKMFFLFPDPHFKKTKHKWRIISPTLLAEYAYTLRIGGLVYTNTDVEEVHEWIVQHFSDHPLFSRVTEEQLADDIIVGHLGTCTEEGKKVQRNGGKNFLAVFRRVEDPQT from the exons ATGCGCTGCAGCATCTCCAGCGTCTGCACACACTCTCTTCATTTAACCACCTGCTCAAACCTCt TCCAGCTCTCGCAGCTCTTCCCTCAGCAGCTGATTCTGGGTCTGGAGATCCGGGTTAAAGTTTCGGATTATGTGCAGGACCGCATCCGCTCTCTGAGAGTGGCAGAACCGGGCCGGTACCAGAACATCGCCTGTCTGCGCAGCAACGCCATGAAGTATCTGCCCAACTTCTTCAGGAAGGGCCAG CTCAGTAAGATGTTCTTCCTCTTTCCGGACCCTCATTTCAAGAAAACCAAACACAAGTGGCGCATCATCAGCCCCACACTGCTGGCCGAGTATGCATACACACTGCGCATCGGG GGTTTGGTTTACACAAACACTGATGTAGAAGAGGTGCACGAGTGGATCGTCCAACACTTCAGTGATCATCCTCTCTTCAGCAGAGTCACGGAGGagcagctg GCTGATGACATCATCGTCGGTCACCTGGGAACCTGCACGGAGGAGGGAAAGAAGGTGCAGAGAAACGGAGGGAAGAACTTTCTGGCAGTTTTCCGCAGAGTGGAGGATCCGCAGACGTGA